Genomic segment of Gammaproteobacteria bacterium:
ATAACTGCTTTGCTTAATTCTTACTTCACACATCACCGCTTTGTCGCGATAGACTTTGTCGAGTGCATTTTTTATTTGCAGTACGTGATCAAGAATATTAACCCGGGTGATGCCAGTAACTTGCTGGGAAACAACGGCACGTTGCAGTTGGTATCGGACAATTTGATCCATCCGCTGGGTTTGTTGCCTGGTAATGTTAACCAGGTCACGACTATTGTCATGCGCGGCATTGCTGAGTACCGCCAAAGGTGTTTTTAGCGAGTGGGCTAAGTCACCTAGGCGTTGATGATAACGTTCGCGCTGTTTTCGTTCGCTATCGATCAAACGGTTGAGATTGCCGGTTAAACGGCTTAATTCATTGGGGTAATCATCGCTTAATGCCTCAATATATCCCTCTTCAATTTTCTTTAATTCAGTGGCTAAATGCTGTAATGGCTTTAGTCCACGACTGAGTAATAAATGCTGCGCGGCTAATAAGATCACTGCTACGCCGCCGAGCCACAGCCATAAATCTTGTCGAAAGCTACTTAAAGATGATTGGTATGGCGCGTTATCTTCCATTACTACAAAGGTATATTGATAATCTTTGCCGCCACTTTCTTCAATCGTGCCATAAGCGGCGACAAAGAGCTCTAGTCCACTGTGGCTGTTGTCGGTGCCAAATGAACGTTTGCCCGGCTTTTGTGGGTAGGCGGTAATTGGCGAGATATCTAACGCTGACTTTGAACGCCATAACTCGAGACCAGCGCGATCTAGTACATAACCATACAAACCAGAACTGACCTGATTAAAACGTGGTTCTTGCTGGTAGACCGGAATGGTGAGGTATTTGCCTTGTTGTTCGGAATTAGAGATCAGGCTAATGATGTGTAACTGGAGTTTTTCTTGGCTGGCAGAACGAGCAGCGCGGCTAAAGGCTGAGTCCAATACCGCGGCGGTAATACTAAAAAACACCAGCAGTAACAGGCTAGCCATAATTAATATTCTGGCGCGTAAAGAGTAGCGATTCAAACGGTAACCCTCATGAGTTCAATATTCATCGATAGGTCGATTGGAAATAACGGCATGGGTGCGCCACCTATTCTTTATGCTTGTTTATAAGCAAAGTGTAACGACAAGGCCGCCGTTACACTAGGTGTTTTATTTATTTTAGGCGCGAGCTATGTTAGCCATTAGCTAGCGCTGGGTTGATCCGGTAGCCTCGTCCACGCAAGGTTTCAATCGGGATTAAGCTGCCGTCAGGGTCGAGTTTTTTTCGCAACCGACGAATGAACACTTCAATGACGTTTGAATCTCGATCGTAATCTTGATCATAAATATGTTCGGTGAGTACTGTCTTTGAAACCACTTGATGCGGATGGGTCAGTAAGTATTCAATCACCTTATACTCATAGGCGGTTAATTCAACGTCAACGCCGTTAAGTGAAACAGATTGCGCGTTTAAATCTAGGCAAATAGGGCCGAAATTTTGGGTTGCCGACGCCATGCCGACACTGCGGCGCAATAATGCTTTGACGCGGGCTTGTAGTTCGTCCATTTCAAAAGGTTTGGTTAGGTAATCGTCGGCACCAGAGTCGAGCCCAAGTACTTTCTCTTGCCATTGGTCGCGCGCTGTTAAAATGATAATAGGAAAGTTTTTTTCCTGAGCCCGTAATTGTTTGATCACTTCAATGCCATCAATTTTTGGCAACCCCAAATCAATAATGGCTAAATCGTAAGGATATTCAGTGCCCTGAAATAGACCGTCTTCACCGTCGACTGCCGTGTCTATTGCATAACCTTGCTTGGTTAAATTGCCCGACAATTGTTCTCGTAATAATGGCTCATCTTCAATGATTAAAATTCGCATTTTATTCCCTTATTTTTGAGGCTCTTTTTTCAAAAACTCACCAGTATTTGTATCGATATATACTGTTTTTATTCTGCCATTTTTTAGTAATAATTTTATTTTAAAATAACTGGTATTGCTTGCATCAATTGATTTTACGGCTAATACCTTAGCGTGATACTTGAGGCGAGCCTGTTGTGTTGCTTCGCGTTCATTGATAACGCCAGCGATTGCACCAGCTTGCAACAAAATAAAGCTTAGTGGAAGAAGAATTATATTTCGTAATGCCATTTCTTTCTCAGTTTTTAAAGTAAACCAAAACACCATAAATAACCAGTAGTCTTAAGTTAGACGTTAGATCTAGGTTATTTGGTGAGCGACAATAGCAATTCTCGTTCCTCGAGCACACACCATAACTGGTGCTGCCTGTCCTTAGGTTTGTTGCTTTGATCAATTACTCAATCATCGTCAATAAATAAGTTGGTTGTGTCATCAACATGTTGCATAACCATAGTACAAAGTCTTCAAGGTGTTTATGACAAAACAAACAACTAAATAGGCTCGCTGAATGCTAGAATCGTAGTGACATTATGGCGTTTAGATTCTGAACTTTGGCTGAATTAACAATCAGAAGAAAGTACTGGACTTTATAACTGCTGCGATGAAACAGTCAACATCATTTTGCGTATTATAGGGGGCAAATGACGCGCGAATTGTACCATTTAATTGCAAAGATTCCATCAATGGCATTGCACAATGATGACCCGCACGCACCGCAATGTTTTGTTGATCTAATAAGGTTGCGATATCGGACGGATGCTCATCGCTAAAAACGAAACTAATGATACTCAATTTGTTTTCAATATTGCCAACAATGGTCAGGCCATCGATTGTTAGCAATGCTGCCGCTGCTTGGCGCATTAGGTTGTTTTCGTAGCTACAAAGCTGCTGGCGATCAAATTGCGCTAAAAAATCAATCGCAGCTGCAAGGCCAATAACACCACTAATATTAGGTGTGCCGGGTTCAAATTTAAACGGTAACTGGTTAAATGTGGTGCCGCTAAAACTAACCCGTTTAATCATTTCACCGCCGCCTTGCCAAGGCGGCATTGCTTCAAGCAGCTGCTGCTTGCCATAAAGCACGCCGATACCGGTCGGGCCATAGAGTTTATGGCCCGAAAAAACATAAAAGTCACAATCGAGCTCAACCACGTTTACTTCAATGTGCGCTATCGCTTGGGCCCCGTCAATTACGGTCACAGCGCCAACATCTTTGGCCAGCGCAATTAATTGCTCTATCGGGTTGATAACGCCAGTGACATTTGAGGCATGAGCAACGGCGACTATTTTTACTTGGTCGGTGATAATGGCTTGTGCTTGAACGATATCTAGCTCGGCGTCGTCGGTCAGATTAATAACCTTTATTTCGGCACCCGTCTGCTGTGCTAGCAATTGCCAAGGCACGATGTTGGCGTGGTGTTCACTAACGGCAACGACTATTTGATCGCCCGGTTTAAGCGTTGAACGGCCATAACTTTGGGCAATTAAATTAATCGCTTCGGTGGCTCCTTTAGTAAAGATAACTTCTTTACTGGAATGAGCATGAATAAATTTGGCCACCGTGGTGCGAGCCAATTCAAATTGCGCGGTGGCTTTGGCACTTAACTGATGCGCCGCGCGGTGAACGTTGGCATTACTGCTACTATAAAAAGTAGATATAGCATCAATGACTTGTTGTGGCTTTTGCGCTGTTGCCGCACTGTCGAGGTAAATTAGCTTACTGTTACAAATTAACGGAAAGTGGCGACGAAAATCTTCAGGGTTGAACATAGTAGCAATTGACCTTAAACCAGCGGTTTTAAAAAACGTGCTGTATGTGATGTTGGATGCTGGGCAATTTCTTCGGGAGTGCCGGTACACAATATTTGACCGCCACCTGCGCCGCCTTCAGGGCCTAAATCAATCACCCAGTCGGCAGTTTTTATCACATCAAGGTTATGCTCAATCACGACAATGGTATTGCCATGGTCGCGTAAGCGGTGCAACACATCGAGCAACATCTGAATGTCCTTAAAATGCAGACCTGTGGTTGGTTCATCAAGAATATACAGGGTTTGCCCGGTGTCTCGTTTCGAGAGCTCTTTGGCAAGTTTAACTCGCTGTGCTTCACCACCCGATAAAGTAATGGCCGATTGTCCTAATTTTATATAAGACAAACCGACATCCATTAAGGTTTGCAGTTTGCGCGAAATCGCGGGAACAGGTTTAAAGAATACGTTGGCATCTTCGACGGTCATCTCTAATACCTGATGAATGCTTTTGCCTTTATAGAGTATTTCAAGAGTCTCACGGTTATAACGTTTAGAACTACAGACATCACAAGGTACGTAAACATCAGGTAAAAAGTGCATTTCAACCTTAATTAAACCATCACCCTGACAAGACTCACAACGACCCCCTTTAACATTAAAGCTAAAGCGACCTGGTTTGTAACCTCGTGAACGTGATTCTTGAGTGGCGGCAAAAAGTTCACGGATCGGGGTGAAAATACCAGTATAGGTTGCTGGATTAGAGCGTGGCGTTCGACCAATTGGGCTTTGGTCGATGTCGACCACTTTGTCACAATTGTCCAAGCCTTCAATTCTATCGTAAGGAGCTGGTTCGTCATTAACCGCTTTATTAAGTGCTAAATGGGCAATGCGGTAGAAGGTATCGTTAATTAGGGTTGATTTACCTGAGCCTGAAACACCAGTAATACAAGTAAACAAGCCATTTGGAATAGCTAAATCAACCGATTTTA
This window contains:
- a CDS encoding GHKL domain-containing protein — encoded protein: MNRYSLRARILIMASLLLLVFFSITAAVLDSAFSRAARSASQEKLQLHIISLISNSEQQGKYLTIPVYQQEPRFNQVSSGLYGYVLDRAGLELWRSKSALDISPITAYPQKPGKRSFGTDNSHSGLELFVAAYGTIEESGGKDYQYTFVVMEDNAPYQSSLSSFRQDLWLWLGGVAVILLAAQHLLLSRGLKPLQHLATELKKIEEGYIEALSDDYPNELSRLTGNLNRLIDSERKQRERYHQRLGDLAHSLKTPLAVLSNAAHDNSRDLVNITRQQTQRMDQIVRYQLQRAVVSQQVTGITRVNILDHVLQIKNALDKVYRDKAVMCEVRIKQSSYFQGDQGDLMELLGNLMDNAYKYGAGEVKVSVVEQADQLQLIVEDNGVGLDEVEAKEIIQRGARLDTQEQGQGIGMAVVVDIAKSYQAQLNIEQSDLLGAKFVIIFPKLHY
- a CDS encoding response regulator transcription factor, with amino-acid sequence MRILIIEDEPLLREQLSGNLTKQGYAIDTAVDGEDGLFQGTEYPYDLAIIDLGLPKIDGIEVIKQLRAQEKNFPIIILTARDQWQEKVLGLDSGADDYLTKPFEMDELQARVKALLRRSVGMASATQNFGPICLDLNAQSVSLNGVDVELTAYEYKVIEYLLTHPHQVVSKTVLTEHIYDQDYDRDSNVIEVFIRRLRKKLDPDGSLIPIETLRGRGYRINPALANG
- a CDS encoding PepSY domain-containing protein — protein: MVFWFTLKTEKEMALRNIILLPLSFILLQAGAIAGVINEREATQQARLKYHAKVLAVKSIDASNTSYFKIKLLLKNGRIKTVYIDTNTGEFLKKEPQK
- the sufS gene encoding SufS family cysteine desulfurase, whose translation is MFNPEDFRRHFPLICNSKLIYLDSAATAQKPQQVIDAISTFYSSSNANVHRAAHQLSAKATAQFELARTTVAKFIHAHSSKEVIFTKGATEAINLIAQSYGRSTLKPGDQIVVAVSEHHANIVPWQLLAQQTGAEIKVINLTDDAELDIVQAQAIITDQVKIVAVAHASNVTGVINPIEQLIALAKDVGAVTVIDGAQAIAHIEVNVVELDCDFYVFSGHKLYGPTGIGVLYGKQQLLEAMPPWQGGGEMIKRVSFSGTTFNQLPFKFEPGTPNISGVIGLAAAIDFLAQFDRQQLCSYENNLMRQAAAALLTIDGLTIVGNIENKLSIISFVFSDEHPSDIATLLDQQNIAVRAGHHCAMPLMESLQLNGTIRASFAPYNTQNDVDCFIAAVIKSSTFF